CCGCATCGTGCTCCGCTAACACTATTACTGATTACGCAGACAATATTATTATCAAGTTACGTATCATTTTAAGCTTTATATGCCAGGATCAAGTCCTGCTTGTAAGCACATATACCATATTTTCTGTCTTCCTTCTTCTCCAACCCAACGCCTCACTTCATGTGGAATATGAGAAAGCAACTGAGCTGCGGTAAGTAATAAATCTTCTTTAGAGTACAGGCTTCCATCTAAATAGATTGGATATCGAGAGTCTTCAGCATGAATTAAAAACTCCCATAATGTTGTTGCAGGGCCATTATGCCCAATAGTTATCTCTCCTCTACCTTGCAAAAATCTAAATTTTGGTGATTCGTAACCAGGAATCACTCCTAAGGTTGGAGCAAAATTAGCAAGAACCTTGGTTAACTTTGATACCAGTTCAGGTAATCCAATAAAGGTTTATAGGAGCATACCATATTCTAAAACCTCTAGCCTTCAAAGCTCCGACTAATCGAGACACATTTTGGCAAGTAAAACTACCCGAACAGCCTTATGATCAGTCTGGGTGCCACAGTTCCGCGACAAGCGGAGCATGGAGTGCGCAGCGCGGCTTTTTGCGCCACGGAGGGCGCAATAGCCGAAAGCGGTATTGTGGCACCCAGACTGGCCACATACAAAGGTTTTTCGTTTTCGAAAAGACCACAACATAAGAATGCAGAAAGGCCTCATTAAGATATCACACAATAACACACAAGAAATGCCATTAAATAATCTTCGTCGCCTTAACACGGCTAATAAGATCATACAAGTAGTCCATCGCCTGACGCGGCGCAAGATTGTCCAGATCGAGTTCTTCAAGCTCCTTGAATATCGGATGCGTGATCTGGTTATCGAACAGTGACGGCTGCAGCATATTGGCATCAACAGCTTTTACTATCTTGCGCTGGGTCGGGGAATTTTCGAGTTCACCGAGAATGATGGCCGCCCTTTTTAAGAGATGAGGCGGAAGGCCGGCAATCTTCGCCACATGAAGGCCATAACTCCGGTCAGCTTTGCCGGGAAGTATTTTATGCAGGAAAATAACGTCGTCCCCTTGTTCCCTAACAGCTACATGCAGATTAAAAACTTCAGGATAACGTTCTTCCAATTCGGTTAGCTCGTGGTAATGCGTCGCAAATAACGTTTTGGCTTTAATGTCAGGGTTTTCAACCAGGTACTCGGCAATGGCCCAGGCTAGACTGAGACCGTCAAACGTGGCTGTTCCCCTGCCGACTTCGTCCAGAATGATCAGACTGTCCGCCGTGGCATTTTTGAGGATATGGGCAACTTCGTTCATTTCGACCATAAATGTGCTTTGCCCTGCCGCCAGATTATCGGCGGCTCCTACCCGGGTAAAAATACAGTCGGCAATCGAAATGGCGGCCTTCTGGGCAGGCACGAAGCTACCGATCTGGGCCATTAAAACGATCAGGGCTACCTGGCGCATATAGGTCGATTTCCCGGCCATATTGGGGCCGGTAATCAGAGCAAGGTGCTTATTACGGGTAAGATAAGTATCATTCGGAACAAACGTATCACAGATTCTTTCCACAACCGGATGCCGTCCCTCAACAATATGAATGATCCCATCGGAGCGTATTTCCGGTTTGACATAGTTGTTCTGAATGGCTGTTCCGGCCAACGAGACAAAAACATCGATTTCAGCCAGCGACTGGGCAGCGTTAATGATCAGCAGCGAACAAGCCAGAACCTTGTCCCGAAGTATAGAAAACAGCTGATATTCGAGATCACTGAGTTTGTCCTGCGCAGTCAGAACGCGCTGCTCGTATTCCTTTAATTCCGGGGTGATGAATCGCTCGGCATTAACCAGCGTCTGTTTTCGCTGATAATCATCCGGAATCAAATGAGCATTCGCATTGGTAATTTCGATAAAGTACCCAAAGTTCTTATTGAAGCCGATCTTCAACGAACGGATTTTGGTACGTTCTCTTTCCTGGTTTTCGAGGCGGGCAATCCATTCTTTGCCGCCGGAAGATATCGCCCTTAAACTGTCAATTTCTGCTGAATAGCCGTTCTGAATAATATTCCCGTCCTTCGGAGAGTATGGTGCTTCAGGATTTATGGCCGCAAGCAGTTCCTGTGCAAGGTCATCAAGTCCTGCCAAGGACGGCAGGTATTTAGCCAATTTTTGAGAACCGTTGTCAGTGATGCAATCCCTGACCTTAGGCAGGCAGGATAACGTGCTGCCCAACGCCAGCAGATCCCGGGGACTTGCTTTGCCTAGGGACAGTTTTCCAAGCAGTCTTTCCAGGTCATACACTGTTGTCAAAGCTTTTTGTATATCTTGGCGTAAAAAAGTATTCAGCGTTAACTCTTCGACGGAAGCCAGTCGTTCATTAATGCTTTCAGGATCGCGTAAGGGTTGCTGCACCCAGTTTCTGAGCAGTCTGGCTCCAAAGGCCGTTTTGGTTAAATTCAAGGTAGAAAATAAAGTCCCTTTCTCATCGCTGGTTCGCAGTGATTCGACAAGTTCAAGATTCCTTCTGGTCCATTTATCGAGAACCATTGTCGTGCTGCTTTGGCTCACCGAAATGCGCAGAATATGTTCCTGTCCCGAGTTAGGAATATTTTGACTGATATACTGCCAGAGTCCGGCGGCAGCTTTGCAGGCAACCGGCATTTGCTGCAAAAGCTCTGCCTGCTTCTTAAATCTTTCACTAAGTTCAGCCGTCCTCTGGAACAAATTTTTTTCGATCGCTGTCAGATAATAATCCGTAAATAGTTTGGGCAGCATCGCAATGTCCTTGGACAGGATAAGTTCGGAAGGTGCAATACGGTTTAATTCCGCCTGCAGTATCTGAATGGAAGGCGTCTCCATGATCCGAAAATCACCGGTTGTGATGTCGAGATAAGCGAGCGCCCACGTTTTCTCCTTATATACACACGCCAGAAAGTTATTCTTTGTTTCCGAGCTGATACTGTCCAGCGTACCCGGCGTCACAATCCGGACAATGTCTCTTTTGACAATTCCTTTACTGGCTTGAGGATCTTCCATTTGTTCACAAATGGCAACTTTAAATCCGGCAGTGACCAATTTCAGAAGATAACCATCCACGGCATGATGCGGAACTCCGCACATGGGTATTTTCTGGCCCTTGCCTGCGTCTCGCGCCGTTAGCACGATTTCCAGAACCGGAGCAGCGGTCTCGGCATCCTGGCCAAACATTTCATAAAAATCGCCAAGCCTGAAAAACAGGATTGTATCCGGTACCCTGTTCTTTATCTCTTGATATTGCTGCAGCATGGGTGTATTCATGGCTCACTTAGCTCCCCAAAAAGCGTCCAGGAATTTGCAGATCTGATTATAACCGAAACGAGCGAACCAACCAAGTCCTCCCTGCCTTCAAATACAACGATCTCATTTCCTCTGGTACGGCCTGTTAAATATTTAGGATCCGACTTACTGGGTCCTTCCACTAGAATTCCATAGCGGTTGCCAATCATTTTCTGGCGCCAGTTCAGACTCTGAGAATTTTGAAGCGACATCAGTCTCTGCAGACGGTTTTTCTTGATATCGAGCGGAACCTGATCCGGAAGCAACGCCCCCGCCGTCCCGGATCGTTTGGAAAACATAAAGGTAAAAGCCTGGTTGAAAGGCATTGTATTGACAAGATCAAGCGTCAGTTCGAAATCTTCTTCCGTTTCTCCGGGAAACCCAACAATAATATCGGTTGTCAATCGGGCCTCGGGTACAATTTCCAGAATACGCGCAATTCTTTCCAGGTAATATTCCCTGGTATACCCTCTGTTCATTGCCGTCAGCACTTGATTGCTTCCGGCTTGGAACGGCAGATGGAAGTGCTCACAGATATGCTCACCGCGGGCTACCGTCTCAATCAACTTATCACTGAAATCTTTCGGATGAGAGGTCATAAACCGGATTCGGTAAAGCCCTTCAATTTGATCAATTTCAGTCAGTAAATCGGAAAAATCATACGCAAAACCGTCTTTTTTCCCGTAGGAATTGACATTCTGACCGAGCAAGGTCACATCACGGCAGCCATTCTCGACAAGTGCCCTGATTTCGTCCAGAATGACGTCCATCGGCCGGCTGCGTTCTCTTCCCCTGACATAAGGAACAATGCAATAGGCACAATAATTGTCACAGCCATACATAATGTTGACATTGGTCCGAAGCTTTCCTTTTTCAGCCAAAGGAACAACCTCAGTAGTTTCACAGGCCGCCTCGGAAACAAGCGAGGCTCTTCCGCCCCGATCCGCTGTTTTCAGCAAACCTTCAAATTGATGATGATCAAAGGTCCCTGTCCAGATATCGACATGAGGGGCTCTTTTTTGGAGTTTTTCCAGCAGGCCGGGCTGTTGAATCATGCATCCGGCAACCGCAATCTTGAGCTGCGGTTTTTTTTCTTTCAGTTTTTTCAATTGACCGATTTTGCCAATAATTTTATTTTCGGCGCTTTCTCTGACACAGCAGGTATTAATGATAACCAAATCGGCCTGTTCAGGGTTCTTTGTACGCTCGTACCCGTTTTTTTCCGAAATGGCCGTCAAGGTCTCGGCATCCCGCTCGGACATTTGACAGCCATACGAAATCGTACACACTTTCTTATTCATTTTGTTCGACATGTATTCAATCAATCCTCTGCTTGAAAGCTATAATATTTATGCAGATAAAAACTGTTGCTATGAAGACTTACTTAAAAACTTATGATCAGTCTGAAGGCCACAGTTCCGCTGTGTATTGTGGCCTTCAGACCTACCCGGTTTATTACATTTTCGAAACGGACTGGTAGTAAAGTGCCAGCGTTCCCGGTCCGACATGACTGCCTACAACACAACCAATATCACTAATAATCACGTCTTTGACAGGCAGTGCATTTTTAATTTCTTCAGCCAGGGCTTCGGCTTCTTCCATACACGCCGAATGAGAAATCCCGATTACTTGCTTTTCTGCTTCGACGATTTCATTTTTCATGATTTCGATGAGCTTGCGGATCGCAGCTTTTCTGGATCTGACTTTGTTGAATACATCAATTTTCCCTTCCACATTCATGTGCAAAATTGGTTTAACATCCAGAAGTCCGGCAACAAATCCGGCTGTTTTGCTTAATCTTCCGCCTTTGACAAGGTATTCCAGCGTATCAATGGTAAAAATGTACCGCATTTTATTTCTAATCTCCATGATTTGGGGTTCAATCTCCTGCCAGATATCGGTATGCAACAGTATTTCTGACGTAAGTATGGCCTGCAGCCCGAATCCCAAAGATGCACCAAGACTGTCGATGATATGTATTTTTTCCGGAGCGCTGCACATTTCCCGCACCATCACTGCCGTTTGACAAGTTGAACTTAAGCCGGAAGACAGGTGTATGGCAATGACTTCTTTACCTTCAGCTAATACTTTTTCGTAGGCATCTTTTAAGAGATTCAAATTAGGCTGCGAAGTCTTCGGGAGTTCTTTATAGTTTTTGAAGTCAGCATAGAATTTGTCCGGAAAAATATCGATTCCTTCTGCATAGGTAACCCCATCAATATTTACCGGCATTGGGACAACAACAATCCCAATTTTTTCAGCTAAATCTCTTGGGATATCTGAAGCGCTGTCTACTACGATCTGAAATGGCATGCTATCACTCCATCCAAAAAATGATACTATAAATAATCCTACCAATTACATCCTGTTTGTCAAGTTTTTTGGGAAACTTAGGTTACACTTAGATCTATCGGAAAGATGTACTGTACATCTTTCCGATAGACTTAGACAGTTTAAAAAAAAATAGCGCTTGTCCAAGCGCTATTCCATTCCTGTTTTTAGAGATAGTTCAAAGGATTTACAGTACTGCCGTTAATGATTACTTCAAAATGCAGGTGTGATCCTGTCGAATTACCGGTTGAGCCTACATTGCCAATATGTTGGCCCTTGGAAACAGTTTCTCCGACACCCACAAGTAGTTTGGAAGAATGACCATACCGTGTGGAAACACCATTACCATGGTCGATAACGATACAGTATCCATACCCGCCATCCCAGCGGGCTTCAACCACTGTACCGGAAGCAGCTGCATAATAGGGCTGGCCGGTAACTCCATCAATGTCGATTCCAGTATGGAAGCTTCCATGACGAGAACCATAATAGGAGGTAATGCCTCCACTGATGGGCCAGCTTAAACCGGAAATACTGCCGGATCCGCGGGATGTCCCCACATAGACAATTGAGCGGCCAGGTCCTTTGGCAACAATCTGATTTACAGGTTTACTGAGGACTTCTTCCTTAATAACCTGTTTTTCGATCATTTTACCATTTTCCTCAACATACGAATATGTAACGGCCTTTTCACCATCTTTACCCGCCTGCTTAATGATACTCTTGCCATAGCTGAGACTTCTGTCCGTCTTGGAAACCACATCAAACGGAACAACCTCACTGACTACTTTCGTACCTTCACTTCGTACTGTAAGGTAAGGCTTTGTTTGAACAAGCTTGATTTTCTGTCCTGGCTGAATGATTGAGTCTTCAGTAAATCCCGGGTTAGCAGCAATTACTTCATCCGTCAGCATATTGTTCTTACGGGCAATCAGCCATAAAGAATCATCTTCTTGAATGGTATAAATGGTTTCTGCTACATCGCCTTTAACCAAGATTTCCAAAGCAGCATCAATTGTCTTGACTTCACCCGGGTGAACCTTTGATGCAATTTTGGAGACCGGTTCAACAATTTTGACTGAAGAAACAGTATTATTTTTCGAAGGCTTCGTCTGATAATCCTCATACTTTTTCAACAAAGTATTGATGTCTTGTTCACTGGCTAAAACAACCACGACTTTGCCATTCACCTGTAACCCATAGCCATTGACATACGGCTTAATGGCACTTGCCAAAACATCTTTAGACACCGGCCCGGTATAATCTTCATTCTTTAATCTTAGACTTTTATATTCTATGGTATCGCTGGTCTGAGCAACGGTTCCAGCTGTACTCCCCTGCTGGGTAAGAACCTCTTGAACCAGTTGTTTAGCCTCAGATTTACTTGCTGCATAACCAATGTTTTTGCCGTTTACAACAATACCTACTGCCGGAGTTGTCGAGCTAAAATAAAAACAACTACTGAAAATCACTGCCAAAGCCAGCACGGTGATCCCGATCGTTTTTGGAGATTTCCAGGAAATATTTTTAATCTTTGCTGCTGTCTTCGAAAAAATTTCTTTATATTCGATTTTATTTGCTAAGTTTACGACGCCAAATTTTATTCTTTTCGCTTGCTTAGCCAAAGCCTCTGCAGTATTCGCTTTTTTTAATTTTTGTCTGACTTTGTCCAGATAATTTTTATTTATCTTTCTACTAATCATTCTCGCCCCCCTTGGCTTGTCATTCGTACTCTGCTATATGATACCATTAATTAAGCCTTAAGAAAATACAGAAATTTTCCAATTCGTTGACCTACGCATTCATTCCTTGAAAATTTCCTTATTTTCTAGGCAAAATTTCTTTTAATTTTATTGATAAAGGATAGGATTCCGGTGGACCGTTCATGGGTTACTCTTTTCCCAAGAAGGGTTTTGGCAATGCTGAGGACCTGACCTGCATATTCAGAATTAGGCTGAGATAAAAATAAGGGGTTTTGACTCTTTAAGGATTTTGTGACTTTTTTATCATCGTAAATCCAGCCAATCAGTTCCGGCTGCAGCTTGAGATACTTGGACGAAGCTTTCTTAAATGTTTCACAGCATTTTATCGCTTCGGCTTCATCTTCACAGCGATTAATCACCAGATAAGGACGGATATTCGAATTGCGGTACGCCAGCGCTTTGGTCAGTCCATATGTATCCATCATCGCGTGCGGTTCTGTGGTTGTAATCAGCACTAGGTCATCCGCCGCCTCCAAAAATTTAAGTACGACTTCCGAAATACCTGCTCCGGTGTCGATCAGAAAGATATCACATTCACCTTCCAAATCTGCAAATCCAGATATGATGCGGTTAAACTGAATAGGGCTTAGATTTGTTAAGGACGAAATGCCGCTTGAACCCGGCAGAAGCTTAATTCCTCCTGGGCCGGGAGTCAGAGTGTCCTTTAAGGTACACTCACCTTTCAGGACATGAGTAAGGTTCAGCGGATTGTTCAATTTCAGCAGTAATTCGACATTGGCCATCCCAATATCGGCATCAAGGATAATGACTTTTTTACCAAGTTGGCTTAAAGCCATACTCAAATTGATGGTGAGTGAAGTTTTGCCAACTCCGCCCTTACCACTGCCGATTGCAATAACTCTGGACTTTTTTTGCTGTCTCTGGATAGTTGGAATCGTAACGCACCAGCTCTGCTGAGCTGGCTGCCGGGAAATCACTTCGGATGCAAGGACGATTCTCGGATCGGGAACCAGCCAGCGTATCACGGTACCAATCGGGATTAGCAGCAGATAACCTTTATGCAATGTGATTGCCAATTCCAAGCGGTCAGGGAATACATTTTTTATTTCTGCGGTATAGATATCGTGATACAATTCGGAGTTTGTCGTAAAATTAAGTTTTTGACCTGCAAAGAATTGT
Above is a genomic segment from Dehalobacter sp. 12DCB1 containing:
- a CDS encoding DegV family protein — translated: MPFQIVVDSASDIPRDLAEKIGIVVVPMPVNIDGVTYAEGIDIFPDKFYADFKNYKELPKTSQPNLNLLKDAYEKVLAEGKEVIAIHLSSGLSSTCQTAVMVREMCSAPEKIHIIDSLGASLGFGLQAILTSEILLHTDIWQEIEPQIMEIRNKMRYIFTIDTLEYLVKGGRLSKTAGFVAGLLDVKPILHMNVEGKIDVFNKVRSRKAAIRKLIEIMKNEIVEAEKQVIGISHSACMEEAEALAEEIKNALPVKDVIISDIGCVVGSHVGPGTLALYYQSVSKM
- a CDS encoding peptidoglycan DD-metalloendopeptidase family protein is translated as MISRKINKNYLDKVRQKLKKANTAEALAKQAKRIKFGVVNLANKIEYKEIFSKTAAKIKNISWKSPKTIGITVLALAVIFSSCFYFSSTTPAVGIVVNGKNIGYAASKSEAKQLVQEVLTQQGSTAGTVAQTSDTIEYKSLRLKNEDYTGPVSKDVLASAIKPYVNGYGLQVNGKVVVVLASEQDINTLLKKYEDYQTKPSKNNTVSSVKIVEPVSKIASKVHPGEVKTIDAALEILVKGDVAETIYTIQEDDSLWLIARKNNMLTDEVIAANPGFTEDSIIQPGQKIKLVQTKPYLTVRSEGTKVVSEVVPFDVVSKTDRSLSYGKSIIKQAGKDGEKAVTYSYVEENGKMIEKQVIKEEVLSKPVNQIVAKGPGRSIVYVGTSRGSGSISGLSWPISGGITSYYGSRHGSFHTGIDIDGVTGQPYYAAASGTVVEARWDGGYGYCIVIDHGNGVSTRYGHSSKLLVGVGETVSKGQHIGNVGSTGNSTGSHLHFEVIINGSTVNPLNYL
- the miaB gene encoding tRNA (N6-isopentenyl adenosine(37)-C2)-methylthiotransferase MiaB, with the translated sequence MSNKMNKKVCTISYGCQMSERDAETLTAISEKNGYERTKNPEQADLVIINTCCVRESAENKIIGKIGQLKKLKEKKPQLKIAVAGCMIQQPGLLEKLQKRAPHVDIWTGTFDHHQFEGLLKTADRGGRASLVSEAACETTEVVPLAEKGKLRTNVNIMYGCDNYCAYCIVPYVRGRERSRPMDVILDEIRALVENGCRDVTLLGQNVNSYGKKDGFAYDFSDLLTEIDQIEGLYRIRFMTSHPKDFSDKLIETVARGEHICEHFHLPFQAGSNQVLTAMNRGYTREYYLERIARILEIVPEARLTTDIIVGFPGETEEDFELTLDLVNTMPFNQAFTFMFSKRSGTAGALLPDQVPLDIKKNRLQRLMSLQNSQSLNWRQKMIGNRYGILVEGPSKSDPKYLTGRTRGNEIVVFEGREDLVGSLVSVIIRSANSWTLFGELSEP
- the mutS gene encoding DNA mismatch repair protein MutS, with amino-acid sequence MNTPMLQQYQEIKNRVPDTILFFRLGDFYEMFGQDAETAAPVLEIVLTARDAGKGQKIPMCGVPHHAVDGYLLKLVTAGFKVAICEQMEDPQASKGIVKRDIVRIVTPGTLDSISSETKNNFLACVYKEKTWALAYLDITTGDFRIMETPSIQILQAELNRIAPSELILSKDIAMLPKLFTDYYLTAIEKNLFQRTAELSERFKKQAELLQQMPVACKAAAGLWQYISQNIPNSGQEHILRISVSQSSTTMVLDKWTRRNLELVESLRTSDEKGTLFSTLNLTKTAFGARLLRNWVQQPLRDPESINERLASVEELTLNTFLRQDIQKALTTVYDLERLLGKLSLGKASPRDLLALGSTLSCLPKVRDCITDNGSQKLAKYLPSLAGLDDLAQELLAAINPEAPYSPKDGNIIQNGYSAEIDSLRAISSGGKEWIARLENQERERTKIRSLKIGFNKNFGYFIEITNANAHLIPDDYQRKQTLVNAERFITPELKEYEQRVLTAQDKLSDLEYQLFSILRDKVLACSLLIINAAQSLAEIDVFVSLAGTAIQNNYVKPEIRSDGIIHIVEGRHPVVERICDTFVPNDTYLTRNKHLALITGPNMAGKSTYMRQVALIVLMAQIGSFVPAQKAAISIADCIFTRVGAADNLAAGQSTFMVEMNEVAHILKNATADSLIILDEVGRGTATFDGLSLAWAIAEYLVENPDIKAKTLFATHYHELTELEERYPEVFNLHVAVREQGDDVIFLHKILPGKADRSYGLHVAKIAGLPPHLLKRAAIILGELENSPTQRKIVKAVDANMLQPSLFDNQITHPIFKELEELDLDNLAPRQAMDYLYDLISRVKATKII
- a CDS encoding MinD/ParA family protein codes for the protein MNQPQFFAGQKLNFTTNSELYHDIYTAEIKNVFPDRLELAITLHKGYLLLIPIGTVIRWLVPDPRIVLASEVISRQPAQQSWCVTIPTIQRQQKKSRVIAIGSGKGGVGKTSLTINLSMALSQLGKKVIILDADIGMANVELLLKLNNPLNLTHVLKGECTLKDTLTPGPGGIKLLPGSSGISSLTNLSPIQFNRIISGFADLEGECDIFLIDTGAGISEVVLKFLEAADDLVLITTTEPHAMMDTYGLTKALAYRNSNIRPYLVINRCEDEAEAIKCCETFKKASSKYLKLQPELIGWIYDDKKVTKSLKSQNPLFLSQPNSEYAGQVLSIAKTLLGKRVTHERSTGILSFINKIKRNFA